ACCCCGCCAGCCGTCCCGGAAGCCGACGAAGTCGTAGCCGTACTCCTGCACGCCCTTACGGACGACGCCCCGGATGACGGCGTTGAGCCCGGGGCAGTCGCCGCCTCCGGTCAGTACTCCGACCCGCATGGAAATATCCCTTCGCCGCGGTTGCGTGATGCGGGTCACGCTAATGGTGACCCACGTCACTTCGGCATGGCGCGGGAGGTCAATTCCGGTGAAATGTCGGGTAGTTGATCACGACAAATCCACCCGAAGGTGTGAAGCCGTGACTACGGTTCACTCGCTTTGCTCGGCTTGCTCGGCTTGCTCGGCTTGCTCGGCTTGCTCGGCTTGCTCGCCTTACTCGCCGTCGAGTCCCCGCTCGATCGCGTACCGCACCAGTTCCACCCTGTTGTGCAGCTGGAGCTTGCCCAGGGTGTTCTGGACGTGGTTCTGGACCGTGCGGTGCGAGATCACCAGGCGCTCGGCTATCTGCTTGTAGCTCAGGCCCTTGGCGACCAGCCGCAGCACCTCGGTCTCGCGGTCGGTGAGCCGGGGTGCCTTGGGCTCGTCGGCGCCCGCGGCGGGGGCCGGTTCGGAGGCGAGGCGACGGTACTCGCCCAGGACCAGGCCCGCGAGGCCAGGTGTGAACACCGGGTCGCCGACGGCCGTGCGGCGCACCGCGTCGATCAGCTCCTCCGTGGAGGCCGACTTCAGCAGATAGCCCGTCGCACCGGACTTCACCGCCTCCAGCACGTCCGCGTGCTCGCCGCTCGCCGACAGCACCAGGACCCGCAACGCCGGGTTGCCGCCGACGAGTTCCTTGCAGACCTGGACGCCGGGCTTCGCGGGCAGGTTCAGGTCCAGGACGAGGACATCGGGCGCGGCGGCCTGGGCGCGCCGCACCGCCTGCGCGCCGTCGCCCGCGGTGGCGACCACGTCGAAGCCGGACTCGGTCAGGTCGCGGGCGACGGCGTCGCGCCACATGGGGTGGTCGTCGACCACCATGACCTTGATCGGAGCCCGCCGCCCGTCGGCACTCTCCGCCGTCATCGCCCCTCCGTCCTCGTCGCGGCCGCCGGGCCCGTGGCCCGCTTGACTCCCGCCGTCATCCCCGCCGTCATCCCCGCCGTCATCCCCGCCGTCATCCCCGCCGTCATCCCCACCGTCATCGTTTCTCCGCCTTCCCCCGTGAGGCCTTCGCGCCCTTTACGCCCTTCGGGCCCGTCGCGTCCTTCGGTACCTTCAGTTCCACTTCCGTGCCCTGCCCCGGGACCGAGATCAGCTCGGCCGTGCCGCCGATGTCGCGCAGCCGACCGCGGATCGACTGGGCCACCCCCAGTCGCCCCTCGCCCTCGGCCTGGGCCAGCCGCCCCTCCGGGATGCCGGGCCCGTCGTCCCGTACGGTCACGACGACCTCGTCCGGCTCGTCCTCGACCAGGATCCAGGCGCGGGCCTCCTCCCCCGCGTGCCTGCGGACATTGTCCAGGGCGGCACCGACAGCGGCGGCCAGTTCGCGCGCCGCGGCCGGGGCGAGCGGCACCGGGGAGCCCGGCTCGGAGAGCGTCACCCGGGCACCGGCGTACGGGGCGAGCAGGGAGCGCAGGTCGACCGGGCCCTCCTCGGCCTCCGGCTCCTCG
The Streptomyces sp. CGMCC 4.7035 DNA segment above includes these coding regions:
- a CDS encoding response regulator transcription factor, giving the protein MTAESADGRRAPIKVMVVDDHPMWRDAVARDLTESGFDVVATAGDGAQAVRRAQAAAPDVLVLDLNLPAKPGVQVCKELVGGNPALRVLVLSASGEHADVLEAVKSGATGYLLKSASTEELIDAVRRTAVGDPVFTPGLAGLVLGEYRRLASEPAPAAGADEPKAPRLTDRETEVLRLVAKGLSYKQIAERLVISHRTVQNHVQNTLGKLQLHNRVELVRYAIERGLDGE